In one window of Arachis ipaensis cultivar K30076 chromosome B06, Araip1.1, whole genome shotgun sequence DNA:
- the LOC107646331 gene encoding uncharacterized protein LOC107646331 has product MGALPEKCDDPGPCMVTCTVNGVQFVDCMCDLGACVSIMPLSVYRVLKLPPLKRSTARFVLADKSIITMTGVAEDVLVNIKGLVFPIDFYVLEMPSSETERASSILLGRPFLRTSRFKLDAYSGTYSFEIDGRVVSFILEEAMKHPPENHSLFRCDPIDNIVAEVHLAKLDEKYMIGEANEDPSKLNTTHHTNHPETQTSNHDKKMELKPLPPPT; this is encoded by the coding sequence ATGGGAGCATTGCCCGAGAAATGTGATGATCCGGGCCCTTGCATGGTCACTTGCACCGTCAATGGAGTTCAATTCgtagattgtatgtgtgacctcggagcatgtgttagcatcatgcctcTCTCCGTCTACCGGGTATTGAAGTTACCACCACTAAAAAGGTCAACGGCGAGATTTGTCCTAGCGGATAAAAGCATAATAACCATGACGGGTGTCGCGGAAGATGTATTGGTGAATATCAAAGGGTTGGTATTTCCGATTGACTTCTACGTCCTTGAAATGCCATCAAGTGAAACCGAGAGAGCATCATCCATcttacttggaagaccatttttGAGAACTTCTAGATTTAAGCTAGATGCTTACTCGGGAACAtactcatttgagatagatgggagagtCGTAAGTTTTATCCTAGAagaagcaatgaagcatccaccggAAAATCACTCTCTATTCCGGTGTGACCCAATTGACAACATTGTTGCCGAAGTGCACCTTGCAAAGTTAGATGAGAAGTACATGATTGGAGAAGCAAATGAagatccaagcaaattaaacaccACACACCATACAAACCATCCGGAAACTCAAACATCAAATCATGACAAAAAGATGGAATTGAAGCCATTACCCCCCCCCACCTAA